One genomic region from Saprospiraceae bacterium encodes:
- a CDS encoding phytanoyl-CoA dioxygenase family protein has translation MTSENKTMANTMMPNNNHADIPGNPSTATSSKIALNNRSNGQPLRVLSEDDWTFWLHNGYVVIKNAVPRDQALATARFVWEFEDKDPKDMSTWYTAPRAEMQMKELTNTGMVEVYNNQHLWNNRQMPKVYDAFVDIWGTEKLWVTIDRANLNFPLRPGFEYKAFIHWDYDPETHPQNVQGVLALADQTDENMGGFQCIPELYRNYDSWKLTQPEDRDRFKPDITEFKDKIVKVKLEAGDLLIFNSTTPHGIRANNSADKVRVAQYISMMPAEEDHEALRQWRINSWRDRIAPEGYAFPGDPRNWEQTRYGTAELSDLGKKLLGLDKW, from the coding sequence ATGACTTCTGAAAATAAAACAATGGCTAACACGATGATGCCTAATAATAATCATGCGGACATTCCGGGCAATCCATCTACTGCTACCAGTAGCAAGATTGCGCTTAATAATCGAAGCAATGGACAACCACTACGAGTGTTGTCCGAAGATGATTGGACCTTTTGGTTACACAATGGATATGTAGTAATAAAAAATGCTGTGCCGCGGGATCAGGCTTTAGCCACTGCCAGGTTTGTCTGGGAGTTTGAAGATAAAGATCCGAAGGATATGAGCACCTGGTACACTGCTCCTCGTGCTGAAATGCAAATGAAAGAGCTCACCAATACCGGCATGGTAGAGGTGTATAATAATCAGCACCTGTGGAATAATCGTCAAATGCCGAAAGTATATGATGCTTTTGTAGATATCTGGGGCACTGAAAAATTATGGGTCACCATTGATCGGGCCAACCTTAATTTTCCGCTAAGACCTGGTTTCGAATATAAAGCATTTATTCATTGGGATTATGACCCGGAGACCCATCCACAGAATGTGCAGGGGGTCCTGGCCCTTGCCGATCAGACGGATGAAAATATGGGGGGATTCCAATGTATCCCTGAGCTTTATAGAAATTACGATAGCTGGAAACTCACTCAACCTGAAGATCGGGACCGATTCAAACCGGATATCACCGAGTTTAAGGATAAGATTGTAAAAGTAAAATTAGAGGCGGGCGATCTCTTAATTTTTAATAGCACGACCCCACATGGTATCCGGGCTAATAATTCGGCTGACAAAGTTAGAGTCGCACAATACATTTCTATGATGCCGGCTGAAGAAGATCATGAAGCGCTTCGTCAATGGCGGATCAACTCCTGGCGAGATAGAATAGCTCCGGAAGGGTATGCTTTTCCAGGTGATCCACGAAATTGGGAACAAACCAGGTACGGCACCGCAGAATTATCTGATCTTGGTAAAAAATTATTAGGATTGGATAAATGGTAA
- a CDS encoding aldo/keto reductase, protein MNITTTLNNGSMMPLLGLGCWDMWGREAQVSVEAAINIGYRLIDTASMYGNEPEVGTGISHSGIAREEIFITTKVNNADQGFDETLRAYDESCKKLKLDYVDLYLIHWPLKRTRKQTWKALEKIYLDGRVKSIGVCNYLSPFLGEIDTYLDIVPAVNQCEFYPYLYDQKLLQACTSRGIVLQAWSPLLRGKRFADPKLIQIAAKYHKTPAQMLLRWALDHGISTIPKSSSVYRLKENFDVFDFTISSEDLHAMDQFDENYRMSGEDPMKLW, encoded by the coding sequence ATGAATATAACTACCACCCTAAATAATGGATCGATGATGCCATTGCTAGGCCTTGGGTGTTGGGATATGTGGGGCAGGGAAGCGCAGGTATCAGTGGAAGCTGCGATCAATATTGGTTATCGACTCATAGATACTGCTTCGATGTATGGCAATGAGCCTGAGGTTGGGACTGGTATTTCCCATTCAGGGATTGCTCGTGAAGAGATTTTTATCACCACTAAAGTCAATAATGCTGATCAAGGCTTTGATGAAACATTAAGGGCCTATGACGAATCTTGCAAGAAACTAAAGTTGGATTATGTCGATTTGTATTTAATTCATTGGCCACTCAAACGGACGCGCAAACAAACATGGAAAGCGCTTGAAAAAATTTACCTCGATGGCAGGGTAAAATCGATCGGAGTATGCAATTATCTTTCTCCATTTTTGGGAGAGATAGATACATATCTCGATATAGTCCCCGCGGTAAATCAATGTGAGTTTTATCCATACTTATATGATCAGAAACTGTTACAGGCATGTACTTCCAGAGGCATTGTGCTTCAAGCCTGGTCTCCGCTGTTGAGGGGCAAGCGGTTTGCAGATCCTAAACTCATCCAGATCGCAGCAAAATATCACAAGACGCCTGCGCAAATGCTCCTCAGATGGGCACTCGATCATGGCATATCTACCATCCCCAAGTCCTCTTCTGTATATAGGTTGAAAGAAAATTTTGATGTTTTTGATTTTACCATTTCATCCGAAGATCTACATGCTATGGATCAATTTGATGAAAATTATAGGATGTCGGGAGAAGATCCGATGAAGCTTTGGTGA